A stretch of Haloprofundus halophilus DNA encodes these proteins:
- a CDS encoding SDR family oxidoreductase, which produces MTRVVLITGCDEGIGRRAARTFAAADWTVYATGLDEEALEPLEDNGCETAVLDVTDEGAESVVDDVVEEAGRLDCLVNNAGVGHVGAVEETEAEDVAALLEVNVVGMHRVTRAALPHLRDSEIGRVVNLSSVVGRYPLPGMAAYTASKFAVEGWTEALRAELEPFGVDAILVEPGVVGTGFVDDLFSDVENRAAEGGRYADLYRMLDYWLPDLEDLGGDADETANTIVRAASAPKPRERYPVGTQGRALVLGGHLPAWVRDAGWRVARNVSRVFGR; this is translated from the coding sequence GTGACACGGGTCGTACTCATCACCGGTTGCGACGAGGGTATCGGACGACGGGCGGCGCGGACGTTCGCCGCCGCCGACTGGACCGTCTACGCGACGGGCCTCGACGAGGAGGCGCTCGAACCGCTCGAAGACAACGGCTGCGAGACGGCAGTGCTCGACGTGACCGACGAGGGTGCGGAGTCGGTCGTCGACGACGTCGTCGAGGAGGCGGGCCGACTCGACTGCCTCGTCAACAACGCCGGCGTCGGCCACGTCGGAGCCGTCGAGGAGACCGAGGCCGAGGACGTGGCCGCTCTCCTGGAGGTGAACGTCGTCGGGATGCACCGCGTCACGAGGGCAGCGCTCCCGCACCTCCGCGACTCCGAAATCGGCCGCGTCGTGAACCTCTCGAGCGTCGTCGGCCGCTACCCGCTGCCGGGGATGGCCGCCTACACCGCCTCGAAGTTCGCCGTCGAAGGGTGGACGGAGGCGCTCCGCGCCGAGCTCGAACCGTTCGGCGTCGACGCGATACTCGTCGAACCCGGCGTCGTCGGCACCGGATTCGTCGACGACCTCTTCTCGGACGTGGAGAACCGAGCCGCCGAGGGCGGCCGCTACGCCGACCTCTACCGGATGCTCGACTACTGGCTACCGGACCTCGAAGACCTCGGCGGCGACGCCGACGAGACGGCGAACACCATCGTCCGCGCGGCGAGTGCGCCGAAACCGCGCGAGCGGTACCCCGTGGGGACGCAGGGCCGCGCGCTCGTCCTCGGCGGACACCTCCCGGCGTGGGTGCGCGACGCCGGGTGGCGCGTCGCTCGCAACGTATCGCGCGTGTTCGGGAGGTGA